A genomic region of Metopolophium dirhodum isolate CAU chromosome 1, ASM1992520v1, whole genome shotgun sequence contains the following coding sequences:
- the LOC132933537 gene encoding uncharacterized protein LOC132933537: MPSTNNILTEKLKDALAINNSLRKQIEELSDQNKQLSTTINILSLDKLSLQTEINSIRNSNAQLTAMHNIMNKKMSALEQTIQSCIVPALVTISQQIPSILESVDQMSKFEIKNFIKENKEKKTNTVRPMIKGVTIFTQPVIQLIKCDDMLPSIKSSITEQPQRSTKQPRCSTEQTPKRPRKLSYRSSSHSKINMEPHVIIEDVTVMLKSLKAVPNEKGPKHQLNENLGEGPSSLYAPENQTQNSNNSTKAIQNVQSSPRSTTVNEVQFDVTTIASTSSGITYNTFDGTEERRSGFISSIYPSMMRKRTRRSSESSSVSDIDDPTSS, encoded by the coding sequence atgcCTTCTACGAATAACATTCTCACCGAAAAACTTAAAGATGCTTTGGCAATCAATAATAGTTTACGTAAACAAATTGAAGAGCTATCGGaccaaaataaacaattgtcaACCACTATAAATATCTTATCATTGGATAAATTGTCATTGCAAACTGAAATTAACTCTATTAGAAATTCTAATGCTCAACTGACggcaatgcataatataatgaataaaaaaatgagtGCATTAGAACAAACTATTCAAAGCTGTATAGTACCTGCATTGGTGACTATATCACAACAGATCCCATCTATCTTAGAAAGTGTAGACCAAATGAGTAAGTTTGAGATCAAAAACTTTATAAaggaaaataaagaaaaaaagacaAATACTGTTAGACCAATGATTAAAGGTGTGACCATCTTCACTCAACCAGTTATTCAACTAATAAAATGTGATGATATGTTACCTTCCATTAAAAGTTCTATAACTGAACAACCACAGCGTAGTACTAAACAACCGCGGTGTAGTACTGAACAAACTCCAAAAAGACCAAGAAAACTAAGTTATAGAAGCTCAAGTCACAGCAAAATTAATATGGAACCACATGTAATAATAGAAGATGTTACAGTCATGTTAAAAAGCCTCAAAGCTGTTCCTAATGAAAAAGGTCCAAAACATCAACTAAATGAAAATTTAGGTGAAGGTCCTAGTTCCTTGTATGCTCCAGAAAATCAAAcacaaaattctaataatagtacaaaagcaatacaaaatgttcaaagTTCTCCTAGATCAACGACGGTCAATGAAGTTCAGTTTGATGTGACAACAATTGCCTCTACTTCAAGTGGTATTACATATAACACATTTGACGGAACTGAAGAACGTCGCAGTGGTTTTATATCTTCTATTTATCCAAGTATGATGAGAAAACGTACTAGACGATCAAGTGAATCAAGCAGTGTATCAGATATTGATGATCCAACTTCTTCATAA